The following DNA comes from Hypanus sabinus isolate sHypSab1 chromosome 15, sHypSab1.hap1, whole genome shotgun sequence.
ATAATCCAATTAGAAAATACTAGCTGCTTAATGAAAGAACCAAGTTATCAGAATTATACTTCCAGGTTTTCCCCAAACAGAAGCACTGGaagaaccatgagatctgcatcCTCCAAAGAGCTAGATCAGAAGCATTCAGGTGTTGTAACATTCTTGGTCACAAGAGGTCcaagtatgatctccagaaagccatcttacaggcaattccagactaaacttgaattaaCTAATGATGCTCCACATTTGTGGCGgggtttgaatgctatcacctcttgtaAAGTAAAATTAAGCAACATAAGCCACaacagggcttcgcttccagatgaactcgataccttctatgctcactttgcccgtcaaaacatggaggaaccaccaCGAACTCCCGAAgctcctgatgatcctgtgatttcagtctctgagcaaCCTCCAGGAGGGTGGATCCACAAAAAGTATCCAGCAGAGACAGGTTATATCACCATGTATGAAAGACCtttgctaatcaactggctggagctccttaacctcttgctttggcattCTGAGGTGCCCGCATGTTTCAAGCAGGCTACACTTAGAcgagtgcctaagaagaacatggtaactgcctcaatgactattgtccagtagcacttacatccacagtgatgaagtgttttgagagctcacttgcctgagaagtgacttgggtcCACTCCAATCTGCTGGTGcaacaggtccatagcagatgccatctcttggctcttcactcagcctgaaacatttgaACAGTAAAGGCACatcaaggtttttttttgtttaaattgactacagctcagcattcacatcatcccctcaaaactaatcaataagcttcaagaccttggcctcaataccttcctGTGCAATCCTCAATTTCTCTCTGGCAGACCAGTTAGTTCTGATTGATAGgaatatcttctccacaatctccatcagtacaggtgcaTGAGGCTGTGTGCTTTGCCCTCTGCTCTACCTGTTTCACAAGTCTgtgtggccaagcacagctccaatgccatatccaagtttgctgatgataccactgttgtaagtcgaatcaaaagtggtgacaaatcagtaaataggagggagattgaacatctgactgagtggtgccacaacaacctcctcttactcaatgtcagcaagatcaagcagcagattgttaacttcaggaggaggaaatcataGGTCCATAAGCCaatcctcattgaaggatcagaggtggagagggtcagcaactttaaatttctttgttatcatttcagaggacctgttctgtaCCCAACACACAGATGCAATTAGGAaggaagcatggcagtgcctctacttaggAGTTTCTGTAGATTTGGCATAACATTtgtacagatgtgtagtggagagtatattgactggctgtatcacagcctagtatgaaaGCATTAACGCCTTTgatcagaaaatcctacaaaaagtagtggatacggcccagtccatcacggtaaagccctccccatcattgagtatgtctacatgaaacagcatctatcatcagggacttcCACCAACCAGGACATACTTAGTTCTTGTTGCAGggatcaggaaggtggtacaggagcctcaggactcacaccatcgggttcaagaacagttaatacccctcaatcacaaacaagagaaagcctgcagatgctggaatctgagcaacacacacaaaatgttggaggaactcaacaggtctggcaacatctatggaaaaaagcagttgacatttcaggccaaaacccttcagcaggactagagaaaaaaaactgaggagtagatttgatagGTGGGGAgcggagagaaacaccaggcaataggtgaaacttggagggggagagatgaagcaaagagctagaaagttgattggtgaaggagacagaaggccatggaagaaataaaaatatGTGGGCGGGGGAGTCAGAGGAACACTAGAGgaaggcgatgggtgggcaaggagataacatgagagagggaaaaggggatggggaaatggtgaagggaatcgtggcctcctccactgtcctgATATggccacatttaggttggaggaaccTCGTATTCTgtttgggcagcctccaacctgatggcatgaacattgatttctcaaacttctagtaatgccatcccccctccccatcttcaCCATTTTCCATCTTCTTTTCCCTCATGTTACCTCTTTGTCCTTTGCCCACCCATCGTGTCcccctggtgctcccccccttttttaaaaataaattctttcatggccttctgtctctttcactaatcaatttcctagctctttgcttcatctctcctcctccatttcacctatcgcctggtgtttctctttcccctcaccccacctttcaaatctactcagctttttttcttcagtcctgaagggtttcggcctaaaACACCAACTGCACTTTTCtccccataaatgctgcctggcctgctgagttcctccagcattttgtgtgttacccctcaatcatcaggctcttgaaacaaaggtGACACCTCctctcgccccatcactgaaatgttctcacaagctagggactcaccttcaaggactctgcatctcttgttctcaatttcattaatttatttattattatttctttttttttgtatttgcacagtttgttgccttttgcacacttgcGGAATGACCAAGTTGATGCGTTCTTTCCCttgattctactatggttattattctattatggagttattgagcatgcccacaagaaaatgaatctcaggtgtaTACAGTAATTGTAGATGTactgtggtaataaatttactttgaaattataCTTTGTATAGCCACTAAGGGCATATTAAACTGTTAGGTATATACAGGCTACTTAAAATACCAACAGATAATTGATTGTTAATCTGCAAAGAAAATGataattaaacagtcagatcCAACAATGAAAACATAAGGAAAACTCAATAATCAAATGCAGAAACTACCTATTCACtattaaaatacattttattCAGTTTGCTTACAGCATGAAATATCAAAACAGTTATAATTAATTTATGGCAATACAATTTAACCAAAAAAGTTTAACTTAATTAAGTCCAACAGGTCAGATCACTCATTTCTAGAACTGATATTTAAAGATGGTTTCAATACTTATGAGAATTGTCATTTTACTTTAATATGTGCCTTAGCAAAACTCAGTGGTAACCAAGGACAACAGAAAAATATTTTGACTGGGTTAAAGCAAAACTGATTCATTCTCATGAGACATCCATCTTATCTTGTACAGCAGCAAGCAAATCAGCATATTCACTTGGATAAAAGCGTTTGTAAGAGTCAATTTTTTTCCTGATCTGATGTGGCGTGTCCTGGTAATAGTTCATCTCATCTCTTGCCATTGCCTAAGAGGTAAAAAGGTAAAGCATATGCTCAATGGTTCTACATTTAAAACAGACCAGGTCATAATTCAAATCATTAGTATGTTCCAGTTAAAGCGTCAGTTGCTGACCCTATGTTAAAGATTAAAATGATCCAGGTTATAGATTCAATAATATCCAACAGCTGCAGGGATTGTGCAATTGATTCCTACCCACGACCAAGGATAGGATTAGATTTACAATTCCTCAGGAACTACCTGGTCAATCTTATACTTCAGCTTGAGAAAATTTTCGCTTTTGTTCTCCTAGCCTACCAAATaccaaatttttttaaaaatctcttctCCCCAGTAGGATTCTTCCCTCCAAAACACATTAACATTTGGCATTTATTACTTTCCCATCTCATGCTATTAAAAACAAATCAACATTTCTGGTTGCTACAGCAACATTTTCTCCAAGCATGGAGATGGGAGTGCAATTTCAAATTTAACCAATGCCCACTGCAAGCTATTACTTGAAAAAAAAAAGTTTGGCTTGATTGAAACAACTCGGCAGAAATTTATTTGAATTAAAAAATGGTATCCCATTCCAGATTCTCTCACTAGTGGAAATATCTTAATATTTCCTGGCCAATGTTTGGCTTCCTGGCACCTTCTCCCCCTCCAAGTCCAGATTGCGAGTGGTCCACCAGCTGTCAGCTACCAACATTAAAAGACCTTCTCAACACCAGAGTGAAAAAGAGCTGAAATAACTACTGCTGATTCCACCCATCCAAGCTCTGCCTATCAGTATACTTTTTCCTTAAGTACTATACCTTGAAATTATCCTTGTAGTTCTCAATCATATGCCGTACATAGTCAATGAATTCTTTGGAAAGAGTGGACTTGGTCACTTCCGGGAGGCTTGCCTCTGCCTCTAGCTCTGTAGTGGGGAAAAGTGTGTTACATGTTGTACTTTACAATTACTTCATATTTATACATATGGGCAAATAATCTTGCTTGATTACAAGTGACTAACAAAGCAACATTTACTGAATTTAGCATGAATTCCTATACCAAAGTAACAATGTTTAATTTTAGTCTTGCCCTCTGCTAATCCATATACCAAATTCCACACCAATTCATCTTCAACAACTTGCACAAGACAAAGTGAAAGATTATATTGTTGATAATTCAAAATTGAGGATATCCAAGAATAAAAGTTCTGATAATGATACAAACCATTAATGACATATGGCTTAACTACAACTTGCTTTCCATCTGTTGAGGCCACTTCCATTTTCTGTAAAAGAAATTATAGTTTAAATTTTGATATAAATCACTTATAGCAAAATACTAACTCAAGACAAATACTTGTCACAACCTTCTGCTAGGATTCTATCCCCTCCAAATTGAGGTAAAGAAATAGTGCAAAATGTTTTGTTGAGACCTATTTTACCAGTGTGTTTTCAATGTTAATCCACTTATTGCCTACCACACACAGTATGCTAATGAGCATTGCAAGATGCCGTGTAACAGACCAAATATACATACACACTTGCCATAcacactgggaaagcactagatcctttttcagacCAAATATCTGAACTAACCAATTGAAGGAAAATAATCCCACTATATGAAAACAGCAACACTCCATGTTACCGCCATTCATTGAATATTTCGTTAAGCTTTAGTATAGCTGGAATAACTCCACAAATCATAAACACAGCAAAACAGATCATGAAgtttgggaggaaaggaattattTGGATGATTGTCCTTAGTATTGGAAGCAGACatgctattttgtgcaattttgaatattttaaaagaaagaaaagtaaCTGACTGTTTAGTTATACAGACCTGTAGGGAAGTATGCAGGCCTCCAGTAAACTTAGCTGCTGTTCaaagttgttgttgttttttttttacaaacacaTCACATGGCTACTCCGCCAATTTGGCAGGAAGTGCTGAGAAGCAAGAGTGATTCCCCATTCAAAGTTCTTTATGGAAGCCATTCTTCTTTTATTCCATCTTCAGCACTCACACATTGAATACTTTGGTTTTGGTTGAAGCATCCAGTGAGATATATATGAATTTCAGAACATATGCTTCTTTACAGTCTTTCCCCAAAGCTGCAGGACAAGCACTTCACTCCTTGCGCATGCTTTAACTAAGGTGCCAGAAACTGCCAGATACATTTCATGTCTTCCAGCCCAAGACTACACATTTTTGTAAATACAATTCCAAAAAACcaaaaggttgtcatagctgagggaagtagtggggataagctcccactacctattaaatctcccaatggcatgcatctcaaatgcctctgacaactaagtccaacTGCTGGACTTCGCATgcagcttagctactaagcccggtggaaccatTCTTATtgtcaggagaaggggcaaaggcagttgctttgggcagattcAACtccatcagccatggttggcagcacATCTAggagatctcaaacctccactatcCTGTGGCTATATCCTTTTATGGGgatggctttgggagtaaacccataGGAccaatctggagctggagtccttaaagcagtcctacattgagttaaaTGCCGGCTAGCAACTCTTGTGATGCACATAATGTAGACTGCTGGGATGCAGCATCCATGTTGACCCTGACTAATGTACGGCCTTAACAATTCCAAATATAGAGTTGTTGATGACCTCAGTATATGGTATTCCACCAAGAGATCATTTTGAAGGTTCAAGTGCATTTGTGCTCAAAGAAAAGAAAGGGCTAATTGCTTTGAACTTTATCTTAGTGAAGTCAATGAACCTGCAGCAATCCTCTGCAGTGTTTGGTACTAGGGAGTTGACACTGTGAACAGTCTAAGTTGCTGAGACACCATGCCAGTCATTCACAAAAAATTTCTAGGACCCATATAACTCACAGCTACGCTTAATTCTATAATTTGAAATTTAATACCAGGAATACTCCATTGCTAGATTCATTCAAGTGATCTGTTATTTTCTACATAATACTGCATTTTTAAAATTGGAAGGCATGTATGATTGTAATTTCCAGATTATGTTTTCCTATTCTGGAATTCCCACTAGAAGAATTAGTTTTCATACCAATAAACTTATAAGTTACTTAAACACCAGATAAAATTAATTTTTCATTCAAACTGTACTGAACTCAATTCTACTATACTTAATTCAGTGCATGTTAGTTTGAGATGGTCTATATATATTGTTGTGCCAGAATGACCTAAATGGAGGAAAACACTTGCCCCTAATTTCCAATGGCATTACCAGTACCAAATTTCTTAAAAGTACTTAAAGGGGAATTTAAACAAATTATTATTTGAATCATGCATAATTGATCACAACTACAGGTAAAGAGGTTAATTACTATCAGAAGTAGCAGCATTGAAACGTCAAAGCCAAAGTTCACACGCCAAACCCATTTCAGCCAGATTTTGAGCAACTGATTCTCCTGTTGTTCCACACATTTCTTATTTGTGCACTTTAAAACACAATTAGGATTATTTAAACATTGTCACTCAGTTAAACTTCCTTTCAAACTTATTCTAGAACATTACTCATAATTCTACATTATGAGAGGAATAAGTGATACTCCTTTGCAAAATCTTGCTACAAAACATTTTGTATCAAACTTAAGAACCCACAACACTTAAGTTTGTCATTCAAGTCAAGACTGTCGGGACATTAGGCATCAATGCAATTTGAATTCAGATACAGCCTATCAGATCTATCCTGCTAGTCCACCATCTTCAAGTAGTAACTTAGCACTCTTACTTCACCATTACAGAACTTAATAACTCCAGGTGAGAACAAAAGTAACACCACCACAGGAAAACGATATCCAAATTATACGCAAAATCCAGTTGCATATTATCAATACATGGCCAAAAATTCCTGAGAGTACCATTGCCATTAGGATGCGTATTGAGTTTGCCAACTGATAATTCTTAACAAACACATCTTTGATATAATTCTGTGATAAGATGCTGtcagttttttaaaatttcaatatCCTCTCTACTTTCCAGTTAATCAAAAGAAACAGTTTTTACTTGATTTATGTTGTCATTTATACAGTGGTattcaaaagtttgggcaccccggtcaaaatttctgttattgtgattagctaagcaagtaaaagaagACCTATTtctaaaaggcataaagttaaagagggCACATTTCGTTAATATTTTAAGccagattacttttttatttccatcttttacagtttcaaaataacaaacaaggaaaagggcccacagcaagtttgggcaccctgcatggtcagtacttagtacaccccttttggcaagtatcacagcttgtaaatgctttttgcAGCctgctaagagtctttcaattcttgtttgggggattttcacccattcttccttgcaaaaggcttctagctctgtgagattcttgggccatcttgcatgcactgctcttttgaggtctatccacagattttcaatgatgtttcggtcgggagactgtgagggccatggcaaaaccttcagcttgtgcctcttgaggtagtccattgtagattttgaggtgtgtttatgatcattatcctgttgtagaaccATCCTCTTctcaccttcagcttttttttttaaacagacggtgtgatgttttgttccagaattttctgatatttatctgaattcattcttccatctaccagtgaaatgttccttgTGCCACTGGCTACAACACAGACCCAAAATATGATTattccacccccatgcttaacagttggagaggtgttcttttcatgaaattctgtactttttttctccaaacatacctttgctcattgcggccaaaaagttctattttaacttcatcagtccacaggacttgtttccaaaatgcatctgcctcgtttagatgttcctttgcaaacttctgatgctgaattttgtggtgaggacacaggaaaggttttcttctgatgtctcttccatgaaggtaattgttgtgcaggtgtcgctgcacagtagaacagtgcaccaccactccacagtctgctaaatcttcctgaaggtcttttgcagtcaaacgaaGGTTTTGATTCGCCtatctagcaatcctatgagcagttctctcggaaaattttcctggtcttccagacctcaacttgatctccactgttcctgttaactgccatttaaTGAcgttatgaactgaggaaacggctacctgaaaacgctttgctatcttcttatagccttctgctttgtgggcatcatttattttaattttcagagtgctatgcagctgcttagaggagcccatggctgctgattgttgggacaaggtttgaggagtcagagtatttataaagctttgaaatttgcatcatctgGACTTCCCTaatgatgattgtgaacaagccatagctctaacaagctaattaaggtctgagacctcggtaaaagttatctgagagctcaaatcttttggggtgcccaaacttttgcatggtgttcctttcctttttttccactctaaaatcgcacaaaacaaaaataatacactaaccttgcctaaaatgttgaaaagaatgtttcatctttaacgttatgacttttggagatcagttcatcttctaatcacttaactattcacagttacagaaattttgaccaggggtgcccaaacctttgcatgccactgtatataggCAAGTTTCAAGTGTACTTTAATAATCAGATTTTATGAACAATATAAACTGATGaatgtatgaaataatttgtGACAAACCAATGCAAGTCACGTAATCGGGGCATCCTGGAACATTACCCTTAGTCTGTAGCTTTTGCACAACTGAGAgcgcatgcatttaaggtgagaggcaaTTAAGTTGAAAGAAGATATGTGGAGCAAACtcttttgttaaaaaaaagaagtgggtgcctggaacagcAGTAAGGTGAATATGACAGAGGCATttaaagtgcaggaaatggaacaATATATACATTTTGTATAGGTAGAAGGAttcagtttagttggccatttgattactattaGTTTAGCTAAaactatgggccaaagggcctgttgctaTTCCACACTGTTCTATTAAATATTACAacataataaataatattttggAAAGAACAGAAACACATACCTTAGTTTTCTTAATAGGAAGTGTGCGATTTGGATCACACGCCAAACCCATTTCAGCCAGATTTTGAGTAACTGATTTCCTGTTGTTCCACGCATTTCTTATTTGTGCACTTTAAAACACAATTAGGATTATTTAAACATTATCACTCAGttaaacttactttgaaacttACTCTATATTACTTATAATTCTAGATTATGAGAGGAATAAGTGATACTCCTTTGCAAAATCTTGCTACAAAACATTTtatatttaaaacattttcaaaCTTAAGAACCCTGCTCCAACTTATCAATTTAGAAGATCAATTACAAAAAGATCAAAATTATCAAGGAGAAACAAAAGAAACAAGATGCTGGACATGCTCAGTAGGATCTATAATCTCTGTTACAGACAAAGGAATGTTCATTAGCACTTGAAATCAGAGCTTAAAAATTAActaaatatgaaaaataaaatggGAATAATAGAGGGAGGGCAACTGCAGGCTGAAGATTATCACACAAAAGTAAAACATGCAAATGAAACCGATGGGCGGGTGTACCAGAAGAGGTGCTGAGGAACAGCACCACAATCTGAAATTGTTACATTCAACAGTTCAAACTTTTCAGAGAAATGGTATTTTACAATGCACGTACAAACACAAAAGAGCAGAATCTGCTAGACACTCTTCAACCGTCTTTTCTGAAATGCACTCCAATGTTGGTTTCCTTGTGGAGTCCAGCACTGGATCACTCAGTTGCAACAACTACTACGGGAAAAACGTATCACTTAAATGACCCACACCAACACCACCTTTATTCACTGGAAGACAAGCAACTGCAAGGAACCAAAAAAAAAAGTGGAATAATTTACAGTTTGGTATGAGTTGCCCCattatcctggataatggactacctgactggcaaacCAGTTTGTGCACCTTCAGAGCTGTgtatcagacatggctataagcagcaatgGGGCACCACAAGGGACTGTACTGGTTCCCTTCCTGCTCACACCTGTATACCTTGCATTTTAGACACAACACTGActtatgtcatctgcagaaattctctgatgactcagcaatagctgGGTGTACAAACAGAGGACGGGAGGAAGAATAaaaggccctggtggaggactttgtcaaatggtgcaagtagAATCAACTGTAGCTCAATATTAGTAAGACAAAAGGAGATGGTGATAGACTTTAGGAATACTAAGcctgcattgctccctgttactattgatagtgaggacatggatgtggtgaggacctgggGGTGAACCTGGATGATGGACTTGACTGGAGCACCAGCAACGAGGCTGTATACAAGAAgagccagagtcgcctctacttcctgaggagactgaggtcctttggagcatACAGGCCTCTCCTTCAAATGATCTACCAGTCTGCTGTCACCAGTACAAtattctatgcagtggtgtgctggggcaatggcatcaatgaGGGTAATGACAAAAGGCTCTGTAAACGGATTAGActggctggctctgttataggaattaaactggacacactggaggctgtggtagaacaaaggaccccaaGGCAAATCATGGCAATTctgaacaatgtttctcaccctctgcatgccaccttgactgaacagagaagcacttttagtaatagactaaaggctgatttatacttgtgcgtatgggctacaccgtagccctgattttcacctcTGCGTCGTTCTACACCATAgcaagcatgcgttggtgtgagccaaaacgctagttggtggtggggtttctatgctactgtgttgagtttctttgtgagagacatggacgaggaagtgcatttcaaacattttcacatgtcggcaggtagatttgacgatttggttcatctattttgcattgatgtacagacatggcggataAGAAGCAACCGGAactgcgtaggaggaaatgcgatgctatcAAGTGGACCAAttacagttgttgcggtctgcaacacacacaaaatgctggtggaacgcagcaggccaggcagcatctataggaagaagcactgtcgacgtttcgggccgagacccttcgtcagctctaactgaaaggaaagatagtaagagatttgaaagtaaggaggggggggggaaggggaaatgcgaaatgataggagaagaccggagggggcggGGTgaactgagagccggaaaggtgcttggcaaaagggatagagctggagaagggaaaggatcataggacggGAGGGCTAGGgcgaaagaaagggggaggggagcaccagagggagatggagaacaggcagagtgatgggcagaaagagagaaaaaaggagggggaaaaaaccTAAATATTTCAGGGAtaagggttcctcttgtcttcacctaccaccccaccaccctccaggtccaacgtgtaattctctataacttctgccacctctaacgggatcccattaccaagcacatctttccctcccccccacttctgctttcctcagggatcgctccccatgcaactcccttgtccattcatccccaccatcccttcccaccaatctccctcctggcacttacccttgtaagcggaacaagtgctacacctgcccttacacttcctccctcaccaccattcagggccccagagagtctctccaggtgaggcgacagttcacctgtgagtcagctggtgtggtatactgtgtctggtgctcccggtgtggccttttatatattggtgagacctgacgcagactaggagaccatttcgctgaacacctatactCAGTCCGccaaagaaagcaggatctcccagtggcaacacattttaattccacatctcattcccattctgatatgtctatccatggcctcctctactgtcaagatgaagccacactcaggttggaggaactacaccttatatactggctgggtagcctccaacctgatggcatgaacattgacttcactaacttctgttaatgcccctcctccgcttcttaccccatccctaatataCTTAGttttcccccctcctctttttttttctctctctgcccatcactctgcctgttctctatctccctctggtgctcccctccccctttctttctccctatgcctcccgtcccatgatcctttcccttcgctagctctgtatcccttttgccaatcacgttTCCGACTCTCAGCTtcacttcaccccaccccctccggtcttctccctatcatttcgcatttcccctccccctcctactttcaaatctcttactatctttcctttcagttagtcatgatgaagggtcttggcccaaaacgtcgacagtgcttttccctatagatgctgcctgacctgctgcgttccaccagcgttttgtgtgtgttgcttgaatttccagcatctgcagatttcctcatgttgcgGTCTGCGTCGCTGTG
Coding sequences within:
- the nop16 gene encoding nucleolar protein 16, which produces MPKAKGKTRRKKFDYKANRKKLKRRMAKKAAPRIECAQIRNAWNNRKSVTQNLAEMGLACDPNRTLPIKKTKKMEVASTDGKQVVVKPYVINELEAEASLPEVTKSTLSKEFIDYVRHMIENYKDNFKAMARDEMNYYQDTPHQIRKKIDSYKRFYPSEYADLLAAVQDKMDVS